In Dissulfurirhabdus thermomarina, one genomic interval encodes:
- a CDS encoding putative metalloprotease CJM1_0395 family protein: MNVSPASLPLTMPRVAGQGPEAEVAHRAGAAAERPAAAPPGARTPGGEPLDRAELAELLDLRKRDAEVRRHERAHMAAGGAYVRGGATYTYRTGPDGRRYAVGGEVHIDASPEPDPEKTLRKMETVRRAALAPANPSPQDRAVAAEAAARAAEAQRELMAIEAAQDSSHQTGTESGGGLPPGSIIDRLA, encoded by the coding sequence ATGAACGTCAGCCCCGCCAGCCTTCCCCTCACCATGCCCCGGGTCGCCGGCCAGGGCCCGGAGGCGGAGGTCGCCCACCGGGCCGGTGCGGCGGCGGAGCGCCCCGCCGCCGCGCCGCCCGGTGCCCGCACCCCCGGCGGCGAGCCCCTGGACCGGGCGGAACTCGCCGAGCTCCTCGACCTCCGGAAGCGCGACGCCGAGGTCCGCCGCCACGAGCGGGCCCACATGGCCGCCGGCGGGGCCTACGTCCGGGGCGGGGCCACCTACACCTACCGGACCGGCCCGGACGGCCGCCGCTACGCCGTGGGAGGCGAGGTCCACATCGACGCAAGCCCCGAGCCCGACCCCGAAAAGACCCTCCGCAAGATGGAGACCGTCCGTCGGGCCGCCCTGGCCCCCGCCAACCCCTCGCCCCAGGACCGCGCCGTGGCCGCAGAGGCCGCCGCCCGGGCCGCCGAGGCCCAGCGCGAGCTCATGGCCATCGAGGCGGCCCAGGATTCTTCCCACCAGACCGGCACGGAGTCGGGCGGCGGCCTCCCCCCGGGGTCCATCATCGACCGCCTCGCCTGA